The genomic DNA GCCGCAGGACACATCGCCGCGTTTGCTGTTGACCGGCGTGGTGATCGCGGCGGGGTGGGGCGCGTTGATCACGCTGCTGCTCAATCTCGCGCCCGACAGCCGTCTGCGCGGCATGTTGTTCTGGCTCACCGGCGACCTCAACGGCGGGGCGCTACCGTGGACCGCGCTGATCGCGCTCGCGCTCGTGTTGCTCGCGATCGTGCCGGCCGCACCACGTCTGAACGTGCTGCTGCGTGGCGACGCGGCCGCACAGGCATTAGGCGTCGCGGTGATGCCGCTGCGTTTGCGCGTGTATCTGGTTGCCTCGCTCGCCGCGGCCGCGGCGGTGACGACCGCGGGCACGATCGGCTTCGTCGGTCTCGTCGTGCCGCACGTGCTACGGCTCGCGTTCGGCAACGATCAGCGCATGCTGCTGCCGGCGGCCGCGCTCGGCGGCGGTGTCGCAGTGATGGGCGCGGATCTGATCGCGCGTACCGCGATCGCGCCCGCGCAATTGCCGGTCGGCGTGATTACGTCGCTGGTCGGCGTGCCGGTCTTTCTATGGATGCTGCTCAGGCGCCGCCGATGATGCGAGCCCACGACAGCGCCACCTCTTCCGTGCTGAGCGCGCAACGC from Paraburkholderia sp. HP33-1 includes the following:
- a CDS encoding FecCD family ABC transporter permease translates to MLSPVAIETPRPMNAKRAAAIWLGLALVAVAVLGASLVLGSVPLAPSRVLAALVPAHTFGGAGTDDLAGEIVRTLRLPRALAGFACGALLALAGALLQVLLRNPLAEPYVLGVSGGAASFALVAMIAGGAWWIVDASAFAGALVSILLVLGLARRELWRGEPQDTSPRLLLTGVVIAAGWGALITLLLNLAPDSRLRGMLFWLTGDLNGGALPWTALIALALVLLAIVPAAPRLNVLLRGDAAAQALGVAVMPLRLRVYLVASLAAAAAVTTAGTIGFVGLVVPHVLRLAFGNDQRMLLPAAALGGGVAVMGADLIARTAIAPAQLPVGVITSLVGVPVFLWMLLRRRR